One region of Streptomyces capillispiralis genomic DNA includes:
- a CDS encoding zinc-binding alcohol dehydrogenase family protein, giving the protein MSGTQPSTMPAVAYRTSLPVEDAESLLDVELPVPAPGPRDLLVRVEAVAVNPVDHKVRRNNDPGGEPRVLGWDAAGTVVAVGDEVELFEPGDEVFYAGALDRPGSNARFHAVDERIAARKPESLSFTQAAALPLTSLTAWEGLFERLGLHDGALERTGTLLVTAAAGGVGAMVAQLARALTSLTVVGTASRPETVEFARRMGVTHTVDHHRPLPEQVARIAPEGVDHVFSTIGTDRNLAAYAEILKPFGSVVAIDDFGPVEIGLLKGKSISFHWELMFTRSLHRTPDLAKQHHILTQVARLVDAGILTSTATTDLGTVNAANLREAHRILESGTAIGKITLTGFAD; this is encoded by the coding sequence ATGAGCGGAACGCAGCCCTCGACGATGCCCGCGGTCGCCTACCGCACGAGCCTGCCCGTCGAGGACGCCGAGAGCCTCCTCGACGTCGAACTGCCCGTGCCCGCCCCCGGCCCGCGCGACCTCCTCGTCCGGGTCGAGGCCGTCGCCGTCAACCCGGTCGACCACAAGGTGCGGCGGAACAACGACCCCGGCGGTGAACCGCGGGTGCTGGGCTGGGACGCGGCCGGCACCGTCGTCGCCGTCGGCGACGAGGTCGAACTCTTCGAGCCCGGCGACGAGGTGTTCTACGCCGGCGCGCTCGACCGGCCCGGCAGCAACGCCCGCTTCCACGCGGTCGACGAGCGCATCGCCGCCCGCAAGCCGGAGTCCCTCTCCTTCACGCAGGCCGCGGCCCTCCCGCTGACCTCGCTGACCGCCTGGGAGGGCCTGTTCGAACGCCTCGGCCTGCACGACGGGGCGCTGGAGCGGACCGGCACCCTGCTGGTCACCGCGGCGGCCGGCGGCGTCGGCGCCATGGTCGCGCAGCTCGCGCGCGCCCTGACCAGCCTCACGGTCGTCGGCACCGCCTCCCGGCCGGAGACCGTGGAGTTCGCGCGCCGGATGGGGGTCACCCACACCGTCGACCACCACCGGCCGCTGCCCGAGCAGGTGGCCCGGATCGCCCCCGAGGGCGTCGACCACGTCTTCAGCACCATCGGCACGGACCGCAACCTCGCCGCCTACGCCGAGATCCTCAAGCCCTTCGGCAGCGTGGTCGCCATCGACGACTTCGGCCCGGTCGAGATCGGACTGCTCAAGGGGAAGAGCATCTCCTTCCACTGGGAGCTGATGTTCACCCGCTCCCTGCACCGGACGCCCGACCTGGCCAAGCAGCACCACATCCTGACCCAGGTCGCCCGGCTCGTCGACGCCGGGATCCTCACCAGCACGGCCACCACCGACCTCGGCACCGTCAACGCGGCCAACCTGCGCGAGGCCCACCGCATCCTCGAATCCGGCACCGCCATCGGCAAGATCACCCTCACCGGCTTCGCGGACTGA
- a CDS encoding MFS transporter, with product MTVDVLPRPTRADRRARAAVAVLFLTNGALFANLLPRYPEIKADLGIGNAAYGLAVAAFPAGAIAAGLAAGVLVRRLGSARVAVAGTLLTGAGALAAGLADSVAAFAAALFLAGAMDAITDVAQNAHGLRVQRRYGRSIINSLHAIWSVGAVTGGAMAAGAIALGLTRGQHLLVSGVLFGIAACAALRHCLPGPDTEPAAEDDTTGHDTSRGRNTAAPRRVVHVLAALVLIATAGTLVEDAGNSWAALYLSDSLHASATLAASGFIALVGAQFVGRLIGDRLVDRFGQRQVARAGGLIAAAGMGLALAVPSVPGTVLGFAAAGFGVATLVPAAMHEADELPGLRPGSGLTIVSWLMRLGFLLSPPVVGLVADAAGLRTGLLVVPLAGLLVLLLAGVLRPRRT from the coding sequence ATGACTGTCGACGTACTGCCGCGGCCCACCCGGGCCGACCGGCGGGCCCGTGCCGCCGTTGCCGTGCTGTTCCTCACCAACGGGGCCCTCTTCGCCAACCTGCTGCCGCGGTACCCCGAGATCAAGGCGGACCTCGGCATCGGCAACGCCGCCTACGGCCTGGCCGTCGCCGCGTTCCCGGCGGGCGCCATCGCCGCGGGCCTGGCGGCCGGGGTGCTGGTGCGCAGGCTGGGATCGGCGCGCGTCGCGGTCGCCGGCACACTGCTGACGGGCGCCGGGGCCCTCGCCGCGGGCCTGGCGGACTCCGTGGCCGCGTTCGCGGCGGCGCTGTTCCTGGCCGGGGCCATGGACGCCATCACCGACGTCGCGCAGAACGCCCACGGGCTGCGGGTGCAGCGCCGCTACGGACGGAGCATCATCAACTCCCTCCACGCCATCTGGTCCGTCGGCGCCGTCACCGGCGGAGCCATGGCCGCCGGCGCGATCGCACTGGGCCTGACCCGGGGACAGCACCTGCTCGTCTCGGGCGTGCTCTTCGGGATCGCCGCCTGCGCGGCCCTGCGCCACTGCCTGCCCGGACCCGACACCGAACCGGCCGCCGAGGACGACACCACGGGCCACGACACCTCCCGGGGCCGGAACACGGCCGCGCCGAGGCGCGTCGTCCACGTGCTGGCCGCGCTCGTCCTCATCGCCACCGCCGGCACCCTCGTCGAGGACGCCGGCAACTCCTGGGCCGCGCTCTACCTCTCCGACTCCCTGCACGCCTCGGCGACCCTGGCCGCCTCCGGCTTCATCGCGCTGGTCGGGGCGCAGTTCGTCGGCCGGCTGATCGGCGACCGTCTCGTGGACCGGTTCGGCCAGCGGCAGGTGGCCCGCGCCGGCGGACTGATCGCCGCGGCCGGCATGGGCCTGGCGCTGGCCGTCCCGAGCGTGCCGGGCACCGTCCTCGGCTTCGCCGCGGCGGGCTTCGGCGTCGCCACCCTGGTGCCCGCGGCCATGCACGAAGCCGACGAACTGCCGGGCCTCCGGCCCGGATCCGGTCTGACGATCGTCTCCTGGCTGATGCGCCTCGGCTTCCTCCTCTCCCCGCCCGTCGTCGGACTCGTCGCCGACGCCGCCGGCCTGCGCACGGGCCTGCTCGTGGTGCCGCTCGCCGGGCTGCTCGTCCTGCTCCTCGCCGGAGTGCTGCGGCCCCGACGGACCTGA
- a CDS encoding type VII secretion system-associated protein — translation MAADEETPAPPPPPAARPAPPATVTRDRPGFPVPPEDITAAARTAPDHWLSVTDRHWLGETDDEVPPPWAVLGRWRSDAHGEIVEWEANPDYRPSPAALGWAPPVSDADAAVQLAATGYGPDADVAEALAEDGSVAVCVTEDGQPAWTRAPGGAYAVPVFPPSPRAAADRLPAHVMMTLPDLLDRLPPGRDVLFLSASAPASLLVPADELRARAQETTGGPAPRPRHGPPDPPAADAARPSPDNTDHPSKRGHDE, via the coding sequence ATGGCCGCCGATGAGGAGACACCCGCACCACCCCCGCCGCCCGCCGCCCGCCCGGCGCCCCCCGCGACCGTCACCCGTGACCGGCCCGGATTCCCGGTGCCGCCCGAGGACATCACCGCCGCGGCCCGTACCGCCCCGGACCACTGGCTGTCGGTGACCGACCGGCACTGGCTCGGCGAGACGGACGACGAGGTCCCGCCCCCGTGGGCGGTGCTCGGCCGCTGGCGCAGCGACGCGCACGGCGAGATCGTCGAGTGGGAGGCCAACCCGGACTACCGGCCCTCACCCGCCGCGCTCGGCTGGGCCCCGCCGGTCAGCGACGCCGACGCCGCCGTGCAGCTCGCCGCCACCGGCTACGGCCCGGACGCCGACGTGGCCGAAGCCCTCGCGGAGGACGGCTCCGTGGCCGTGTGCGTGACCGAGGACGGACAGCCGGCGTGGACCCGGGCACCCGGCGGCGCGTACGCGGTGCCCGTCTTCCCGCCGTCGCCGCGGGCGGCGGCCGACCGGCTGCCCGCGCATGTGATGATGACGCTCCCCGATCTCCTCGACCGGCTGCCGCCCGGCCGGGACGTGCTGTTCCTCAGCGCCTCCGCACCGGCGTCGCTCCTCGTCCCGGCGGACGAACTGCGGGCACGCGCGCAGGAGACGACGGGCGGTCCCGCCCCACGCCCCCGGCACGGCCCGCCGGACCCCCCGGCAGCGGACGCCGCCCGCCCCAGCCCCGACAACACGGACCACCCCAGCAAGCGAGGACACGATGAGTGA
- a CDS encoding LamG domain-containing protein has translation MDSPSPDVVEYRYDFIGGPYGTARPDEPGGPATIRFLPLQGRTDYLSVRAIDRSGRSSPTTTYWFRVKDGRAPVAHWKLDDPAGSTGAAATAGTTAQAGSGVTFGGPAPRGADTDATVALNGSSHGYLTPGVPAVDTTGTFAVSAWVRPAQTDRTMTAASQDTDGAAAFRLGLTSRDSGPAWSFAVGDARVSGGAPETGEWAHLLGLYDEETGKARLYVNGRAVGTDAEAAPAGTSGAFQIGRARSGDQYLARWHGDLGDVRVHDRVVVPAEVAEMAYRTPELLGHWSLENATDGASPEQTDGAPLRLGDGATIHRGPDNSCIPDLDPDCPYVPFALVGDGHLRLDGETGHAVAEGPVVDTGDSFTLGVVVRLADTEPAGPMTVLSQAGEHTDAFKVRYEPSQHQWQLVMPERDEPGAPETVVSHIESADGGEGSGHRLAVVYDDAADTVKLFLDGYTNDRATATVPNGWSGSGALQIGRGKAGDGWGEYLHGDVDELQAYAGALKDSRITGLGWGTDPCLEC, from the coding sequence ATGGACTCGCCGTCACCGGACGTAGTCGAGTACCGCTACGACTTCATCGGCGGACCCTACGGAACCGCCCGGCCCGACGAGCCGGGCGGACCGGCCACCATCCGTTTCCTGCCCCTGCAGGGCCGCACGGACTACCTGAGCGTCCGCGCCATCGACCGCTCCGGCCGCAGCAGCCCGACCACCACGTACTGGTTCCGTGTGAAGGACGGGCGCGCGCCCGTCGCCCACTGGAAGCTCGACGACCCCGCCGGTTCCACGGGCGCGGCCGCCACTGCGGGCACCACCGCGCAGGCCGGGTCCGGTGTGACCTTCGGCGGCCCCGCGCCCCGCGGCGCCGACACCGACGCGACCGTCGCGCTCAACGGCAGCAGCCACGGCTACCTCACGCCCGGCGTCCCGGCCGTCGACACCACCGGCACCTTCGCCGTCAGCGCCTGGGTGCGCCCCGCGCAGACCGACCGGACCATGACGGCCGCCAGCCAGGACACGGACGGGGCGGCGGCCTTCCGCCTCGGCCTGACCAGCCGGGACTCCGGCCCCGCCTGGTCGTTCGCCGTCGGTGACGCACGGGTCTCGGGCGGCGCCCCGGAGACCGGCGAGTGGGCCCACCTGCTCGGCCTGTACGACGAGGAGACCGGCAAGGCCCGCCTGTACGTCAACGGCCGCGCGGTCGGCACCGACGCCGAGGCCGCACCCGCCGGGACGAGCGGCGCGTTCCAGATCGGCCGCGCCCGCAGCGGGGACCAGTACCTCGCGCGCTGGCACGGCGACCTCGGCGACGTACGGGTCCACGACCGGGTCGTGGTGCCGGCGGAGGTGGCCGAGATGGCGTACCGGACACCGGAGCTGCTGGGACACTGGTCGCTGGAGAACGCGACGGACGGCGCCAGCCCGGAGCAGACGGACGGGGCGCCGCTGCGCCTCGGCGACGGGGCGACGATCCACCGGGGCCCCGACAACTCCTGCATCCCGGACCTGGACCCCGACTGCCCCTACGTGCCGTTCGCCCTGGTCGGCGACGGGCACCTGCGGCTGGACGGCGAGACCGGTCACGCGGTCGCCGAGGGCCCGGTGGTCGACACCGGTGACAGCTTCACCCTCGGTGTGGTCGTGCGGCTGGCGGACACCGAACCGGCGGGTCCGATGACCGTGCTGTCCCAGGCGGGTGAGCACACCGACGCGTTCAAGGTGCGCTACGAACCGTCGCAGCACCAGTGGCAGCTGGTCATGCCGGAGCGGGACGAGCCCGGCGCCCCCGAGACCGTGGTCTCCCACATCGAGTCCGCCGACGGCGGCGAGGGTTCGGGGCACCGCCTCGCCGTGGTCTACGACGACGCCGCCGACACGGTCAAACTCTTCCTGGACGGCTACACCAACGACCGGGCCACCGCGACCGTCCCGAACGGCTGGAGCGGCTCCGGGGCCCTCCAGATCGGCCGGGGCAAGGCCGGTGACGGCTGGGGCGAGTACCTGCACGGCGACGTCGACGAACTGCAGGCGTACGCCGGCGCGCTGAAGGACAGCAGGATCACCGGCCTGGGCTGGGGGACGGACCCCTGCCTCGAGTGCTAG
- a CDS encoding winged helix-turn-helix transcriptional regulator: MSCTTDRHDHHDVYAAQCPCRDVLDLLANKWSALVIGALEEGPRRFGALQRRLEGVSPKVLTNTLRRLEEKGFVNRTVYPAVPLHVEYELTALGRGVAQPLARLRDWVEDHLDEIPV; this comes from the coding sequence ATGAGCTGTACGACGGACCGGCACGACCACCACGACGTGTACGCGGCGCAGTGCCCGTGCCGGGACGTGCTGGACCTGCTGGCCAACAAGTGGTCGGCGCTCGTCATCGGCGCGCTGGAGGAGGGGCCGCGGCGGTTCGGCGCGCTGCAGCGCCGGCTGGAGGGCGTCAGCCCCAAGGTCCTGACCAACACCCTGCGCCGGCTGGAGGAGAAGGGGTTCGTGAACCGGACCGTCTACCCCGCGGTGCCCCTCCACGTGGAGTACGAACTCACCGCGCTCGGCCGAGGCGTCGCGCAGCCGCTGGCGCGGCTGCGCGACTGGGTCGAGGACCACCTGGACGAGATCCCGGTGTGA
- a CDS encoding mannose-binding protein — MSPQHQKPGANAEAAAAREGEAGPPPESSAPGAGAPSAAAAPEAQAAAAPKGKTTTEAEPGTASAGRTTPEAESAAPAGESAAPAAGSATTEAPREGVAVAAAVGTTPPGVRTDTAADTGRPRKPVLAGAAIVGAALIAIPLLLAGTGRDDTPPQTAGLAAEGSDTVLNQSSAPASLGDYVAEKPSSTPSEKKEKPKKEEEPPKAVVVAPPPPAPEPEPSKTAEKKAKPKPKPKPSPKPDWSTETVYATSVLEVNQAWTTNRIRMVMQTDGNLVVYNEERKPIWASMTFGPNHRAIFQEDGNLVIHNGEDRPIWAAGSYGHQNAQLVLRADAKVVILHNGNVIWST, encoded by the coding sequence ATGTCCCCCCAGCACCAGAAACCCGGCGCGAACGCGGAGGCGGCCGCCGCCCGCGAAGGGGAGGCCGGGCCCCCGCCCGAGTCCTCCGCTCCGGGCGCCGGCGCGCCGAGCGCGGCCGCCGCCCCCGAGGCGCAGGCCGCCGCCGCCCCGAAGGGGAAGACCACCACCGAGGCCGAGCCGGGCACCGCTTCAGCGGGGCGGACCACCCCCGAGGCGGAGTCCGCCGCCCCGGCCGGGGAGAGCGCCGCCCCGGCCGCCGGCTCCGCGACCACCGAGGCGCCCCGGGAGGGCGTCGCCGTGGCGGCGGCCGTCGGGACGACGCCGCCGGGCGTCAGGACCGACACCGCCGCCGACACCGGACGTCCCCGCAAGCCGGTCCTGGCGGGGGCCGCGATCGTCGGCGCCGCCCTGATCGCGATACCGCTGCTGCTGGCCGGGACCGGCCGGGACGACACTCCCCCGCAGACGGCCGGGCTGGCCGCGGAGGGATCCGACACGGTCCTGAACCAGAGCTCGGCCCCCGCCTCGCTCGGTGACTACGTGGCCGAGAAGCCCAGTTCGACGCCGAGCGAGAAGAAGGAGAAGCCGAAGAAGGAGGAGGAGCCGCCGAAGGCCGTCGTCGTCGCGCCGCCCCCGCCCGCGCCGGAGCCGGAGCCGAGCAAGACGGCGGAGAAGAAGGCGAAGCCCAAGCCGAAGCCCAAGCCGTCTCCCAAGCCGGACTGGAGCACCGAGACCGTCTACGCGACCAGCGTCCTGGAGGTCAACCAGGCCTGGACCACCAACCGCATCCGCATGGTGATGCAGACGGACGGCAACCTCGTGGTCTACAACGAGGAGCGCAAGCCGATCTGGGCGTCGATGACCTTCGGCCCGAACCACCGGGCGATCTTCCAGGAGGACGGCAACCTCGTCATCCACAACGGCGAGGACCGCCCCATCTGGGCCGCCGGCAGCTACGGCCACCAGAACGCCCAGCTGGTCCTGCGGGCCGACGCCAAGGTGGTCATCCTGCACAACGGCAACGTCATCTGGTCGACCTGA
- a CDS encoding type VII secretion system-associated protein yields the protein MSEPGADGPAAAPLDPAPPEEFVQAARLAPDHWLYLTDPAWQGEGAPPEWAVVGQWRSDADGEIVEWEDNEEYRPSPEAMGWPEPADDVDRAVQLATTGYGPAEDVTAALARAEVAVLVTADGEPVSASAPDGTAVVPVYTSPRYLHAAGPLGFEQLPVTDLLDRIPPGHSLCLNSSAPVSMVLATDGLAEALTEALTEALTGAPTEALPEAPKETRTDGPPATDA from the coding sequence ATGAGTGAGCCCGGCGCCGACGGCCCCGCCGCAGCCCCCCTGGACCCCGCGCCCCCCGAGGAGTTCGTCCAGGCGGCCCGGCTGGCACCCGACCACTGGCTCTATCTGACCGACCCCGCCTGGCAGGGGGAGGGAGCGCCGCCGGAGTGGGCCGTGGTCGGCCAGTGGCGCTCCGACGCCGACGGGGAGATCGTCGAGTGGGAGGACAACGAGGAGTACCGGCCGTCGCCCGAGGCGATGGGATGGCCCGAGCCCGCCGACGACGTGGACCGCGCCGTCCAGCTCGCCACCACCGGGTACGGCCCGGCGGAGGACGTCACCGCCGCCCTGGCGAGGGCCGAGGTCGCGGTGCTGGTCACGGCGGACGGCGAACCGGTGAGCGCGTCGGCGCCCGACGGCACGGCGGTGGTGCCCGTCTACACCTCCCCGCGCTACCTCCACGCCGCCGGCCCGCTCGGCTTCGAACAGCTGCCGGTGACCGACCTGCTCGACCGGATCCCGCCGGGCCACAGCCTCTGCCTCAACAGCTCCGCGCCGGTCAGCATGGTCCTGGCCACGGACGGTCTCGCCGAGGCACTGACTGAGGCACTGACTGAGGCACTGACTGGGGCACCGACAGAGGCACTGCCTGAGGCACCGAAGGAGACACGGACGGACGGCCCGCCCGCCACGGACGCCTGA